From the Caloenas nicobarica isolate bCalNic1 chromosome 2, bCalNic1.hap1, whole genome shotgun sequence genome, the window CACAGTCTCTCTGTTTTACCTTAGTCAGCTTACGTCTCCTCTCCAGGAATACGTTGTCCAACTATTCAGGATTTAACAGGTGAAGCTGGCAATAAACTTTAAGTCACAATaacatttcaatatttaattaaaatcaaatttaattAAAGAAGCAGTAGCTTAAGCCTAGGCAGTGCATATACAAAGCTCTTGCCAAATCTACATTTGGTGCTGACATTGTTTGCAGAGCAGTTTGGATTAGTATAAGGCTTTCCACTGCACAGCATATTCTTTTATAGTAGGTCTCCTCTTGGCTTTGCACTTTCTCTGCACCAAAATCCCTGCTCAAGTCTCCCAGTCCTTGGTCTGTTTGGTCTTAAACTTTCAAAAGTGTTTCCAGCGCTGGCTTCACCCCTGCAACTTCTGCAGAACCCCTGGGCACAGGTTCTTTATCCTCCCCGCAACCACCCAGACCCAGAGATGGAGTCTCCCTGTTACCAGTGACTACTTCCCACTCCACACTCCCAAATTCAGATGCTTAACCACATCTCGAGAGCTCTCACCCTGCAGACACACAGACAAGATGCACTGCAGAGACACGCACTTTATGTCCTCAAAGATTTATCTTTTGTATGCACAACACTCATGCTTTATACAAGAGATCCTTAAACCAAATCGCTGTTTACACAGTAATAAATCAATGCACGTATGTTTTCCTGCCTCTAGATCTTCGCTATTCCTGAATGGTCTTTCGACTATGAACCCAGCATCCCTCTCTCCTGAGCACGGCTTCTTAAAAAACAGACTCTCTCGCCATTTCTTTGCTCTCTCCCAGCTGATCTAGCAAAACCACCTCCCACTGCCACAGAACATCACCTTCACCTCTGCTCAAGTTCTGCTTGTTTTGGAAGTGCTTCCAAAAATGATTTTTGAGCTTAGGGTTACCACCACATCTTTGCTCTCCTCTTTGGTTATTTCCTATTTCCCAAGCCATGGACCCCAGTAGGTAATATCTGATGCCTGAATCCACTTTATAGCAGTGTGGTCAgttaataaacaaaacaaatgctcGTCATTATTTATGACTATCTTACCAGACCCAAAGGGACACCATTCTCAAAACACGCAACCTCCTATGTGAGCAGTCATTAGCAATAATAGctagaaacatttttgctttgttatcagattgcttaaaaaaaataagaagttgCAAACAAGGATTTTTTGCTGACACCCCATTCATCTAACAAGAAGCTTTTTCACCAGGTtcttttaaaaacccaaaccaacaaataGTATTCGAGTGTCTAGTTTTTATTGACAACCAgcccttcatttttttaaactaattgtTAAATAAATTGGTAAATTGGGTAAGCACATTATGTTGATACTGAAACTTTTTCATCTAAGTAGACATCTGAGCAGCTATTAAATGGCAGCATTTGTCAACAGGTTTTCTGAATGCAGAAGTGGTAACTAAGCGCTATGCCCTCACTGGGGGACGACAGGATTTTCATGCTCCTTGTGCTTTAGAAAAATTTTCCCCAAGAGTTTTGACTTTACATTTATGAATCATGCTAAGAGATTTAATGTTTATCTAATGTTTATTTATCCAGATAAATTAAAAGGCTTAGTAATTAGTTATAATCTCATTGTAAGTGGCAAGATCTCCCAGAAGCCTGGGAAATCTTTGTTACAGGTACAACGATGTTTTCAGAATACTTCTTTCTGCTAACCCTTGAAATGTTAATTTGGTATTGATTTGCCAGATGACAAGTATAGCAGGGACAAGGAGACAGTGAAAAAAGCTTTATCAGAACAGTACAGTAATTTAAGTAAATTTTACAGAGgaattataacaaaaaaaaaaattcacaaaagGAGGATGGGCCACCAGAGCATAATTATTAGTCAGTAACGTTATCAATGTCCTCAGTACTTATACATGCAATGTGACAGATGATTTTGTCATGAATCTATGTAAACAAAATCAGAGACTGGTATTTCAGAACAgaacgccttttttttttttcagttgttagaACAACCTGTTATCTGCAATACTGTCTTTCTTTCAAATCTGCCATTTAACAAGAAATCACCATGAGAATGAAGCAATCTCTCAGATTACAATATCAGTGACAGACTTCATGTAAATTAGAGCAGGCTCACAAGAAGCATATAGTGTCATGACTGTGGAGTTAAATTTTCCTACtgacctttcctttttttttttccttgaaaaagcaTTTCGGTTATTTAAAAAGCTGTGCTAGCTGATAAAGTCAAGGATTTTCTGTGCTCTACTCACTGAGATTTGCAATAGGTAGCGTAATTTGACTTTTACTCCTGGACTAAATGTTTtaactgctgaaataaatggtatttctggtgatgcacacacacaaattttcAGCTGTTGAACATGACCCAATTTGATTTCCTCCcaaagaaaatgtcaaagaTCTGCGGCTTTTGGGAAGATCTGACTCAGTCACAGCACTCAAAATTTGGTGAGACTCTCATAAGATCCCTCTACCCTTCTTGCTTTGGAAGCAGTAGCTACTTAAACAAATGTAATGTTAAAATGTTTAAGTAACAGCAACTCTATCCAAAACCATCCCTTCAAGACTTTCCTTTCACACCTCTGGCAGTGACGACATTGTATTTTATTGCTCCCACCCCAATGCTTTATGACTACCGACCTACTTCTCCTCTTCCTAAATCACTTCTTTTAAATTCATAAGTGTTGAACACATGGGGCCTAGTAAAATAGGAGTATTAGTTCCAAACTCAGCTCCTCTAATTAATGAGCTTGTCTGCTAACAGTAAGAGGGTGACAACCCTAGAATAAGCAGAAAACAATATGCCGGCTTCCTCACCCTTATAAGCTCTCTATAACCATATGAATCTCATTTTGTATCAAGGTAGATGTTTTGATTGATCCAAACGATGTACAACAGCCAAGACATTTTAAAGAGCTTTCATAACAATTCTGCCAAATAAACAAACTGCAACATTTACAGAGTGAGCTTGCTGGTGTGTTTCACTTCTGCACTGCTTCTATTCTTCTGTCTTCACTGAAAACAGCTCACtcagtcacttttttttttttttaacatactaTGTGCTCAATAGCATTCAAGAGATCTGTCAGAATACACTTTTTACTCGGCTAACAAAAAGAATACTAAATACTGTATAAAATACTCTCTGGAAGGTTtatgcttttctgctttgcatttctatttaccatttttacttcagtgaaaCCCATTTATTGTTCATATATATACCTCATGACTGTTTGTCTTGCTGCCTCTGTATCCTGCACAACTATGGCACAGCTAAATAATACCTTGGGAAGTAGGTGGCCTGTTCATCTGAGCTGGTGTAATAGCAGTACAGTGAAAAGCTACATTTTATGTAAAAACTCTGCCCAACTACATGTATCTCATCTGCAAGATGTCACAGAAATTTCACGGAAGTGACTTTGGTATGTCCAGTGTAACTTCAATCACTGGTAATAAAAACCTTCACGGATTTCTTGCTCTAAAAAAATGAGACTTGTCAACCTCATAGGCTCTTATACAAAGTAACAAACAACTACTACAAATACTAAAAGAAACTAATTATAATTAGTATTAGCTCTGGCTGCTCCAcaaaactgaggcacagggacTCCATTATTTCCTAAACCTAAACATGAAGTCACTAGGTTATAAGTCTTCAAAAATCTTGTAGTAAATCATCAAACTCCCTTGTTCAGTATTATTTGGAGTATTTTGGATAAGGAGGCAGATAATAGCATGCTTTCTGTTTAAGCAATGCGAAAAGTACCAGAATCAAAAGTAAACTTGGGATGCTCAGTTTGCATTAATTAGGAAGCAGTTACAAGGGTTTTTCAAGGCTGCTTGCAGGGTTCCAGAACTACACCTGCATACAAGTACTGACTTTTTCCTAAATAAGACTTAGTATCAGAAACTGAAGGGATCAGAAATAGGCTTTAATCCCATCCAATTGAAACAGTTGTCATCTTATTGCTATTTTCATAACACATCGAGAATCTGCCATCTCAAACAGAGAATCAGTCATACAAAGCCTGTATGTCTAACAGTATTCTAGAACtgtcagcaaaatattttcttctatatgaggcagaaaagagaaattctaAGACTTTAAAAAACTTAGCATACTATAATTTTATAGAAGTATTTAATAACTGTTGGCTATAACAAATATCAAAGGCTAGTTTACGATTAAAGGTGCACAAtatgaaaggaaagaataagTTAATGAGCTCTCCACCATTCCTAGAAACACATCCATTGTACAGCATCTGATGATGGCCACTTCAAATTATTACTCTATGATTTAGTCTGCTATTGAACTTTTTCAAAGTGTGCGTCAATTAAGCTATGTTTAGTTCACTTATTATAGGCATTTGCACGGAATCTTTCTGAAACAACCCCATAAGGGGTCACTGTACAAAGGAGTAGACCCAAAGACATCACTACCACAGAAAGGCAGCATTTTCCCTTCAGAGTAGGATATTATGATCATGATGTGCAACACAACTACTTAACGAAGTTTAtggagaaagaccagcagacaAAAACACACAATAAGGAAATACCACAGATGCCACAATCTTCTATTTATCTCTGCACAAGTCCTTTATTCTCACCTAGCTCTCAGCTACTACATGATACAGGAAGATATATATTATATTCTGGAAATATGCTGTAAGGTTATGATCCATTAATGACTGTGAAGCACTTGGATATACTCCAGTACATTCCAAAGAAAGAATCCAGTCCTCAATATACAGACATCTCAAATAAAAGTACTGTCAGTCCACAGACAACTGACCAGACCAAACTGTCTTTTGGGGACATACAGGGCAAGAGCTggatattaaaggaaaaatgagcaAACCAATTAACTAATTTTCAAAgccaaaataatttggtttagtATTCTAAAGTATCAAATAAATTACAAGAAAGATATATTCTTAATAGTCAGCTTCTGTTGGGATTTGACCCTCCTCTGTGGTTATTTACTTACAATGGCATCAATCTGTTCCAGGATCTTCATAAACTGTTCTGCAGTTCCTTTTATCCTCTTGTCCAGCTTTTTTAGTGCTTCTGCTTGGAGATCCTTTGCTAAAAATCcctgaggaggaaaatgagagaaGGAATTATTCCATACCCTACAAAACACTCAGCTTAGAAAATCTGTCAatccaccacagcagaaaacatcttttaCTATTTCTGTAGTTTCAAGTATGATAGGGACTCCAATCTCAACCTGTATTCTATCAGTCCTTGACCTGCTAAATGTAAGATCTCCTAGGTTTACTTAAAAGATTAAAGGAATAGACATTCTCCTTTGGACTTCCAGAGAACTCCTAGATCTAAAGAATATAATTTATTCAACATGCAAcaatattcactttttttccaaacagcgCCATGCCTCCATTTTACAAACTCATAAATAGCATTTGAAATTCAGTAAGAATTTTACAGGTCCCTTGGGCAGTTAAGAAGGGCAGCCTATTACTGACTACACAAAACCTTTAcgcagtattttttaaaaaatattcatacctacaaaactgttttgcaaagatataaaatgatacaaaactggCATACCTTCTGAATACTTGTGAACTCTTTATTAACTTCCTCTATCTTATTAGCTATTTGCTCCACTGACTTCTCCAAATCTTTTAACTTCTTTAATTCAGCCTCTTCTTCTGGACTATTCTGTGTATTCAAAGGTACAACATTCACAACTATGGAACAAATAGAGTCACTATGCAGCTAAAAAGCAGCAACAGTGGTGATACAGACATAAAGGCTTTTGCTGATTTAAAGTACATACTACACTATGGTTATTCTTTCCATATTTAAATAACTATAAAATTCTTTCCATATTTTAATACCTATAAAGTAAGTGTCTTCCCAAGCTTAATTACAAATACAGTCAAAGTGGCAATGTATATAAACATATTAAATTAGATGAATTTGAAGGACACATTAAATGAGATTAATTtgaagggagaaaggagaagtgccaacaatttttttttgttagcttaGCATCTTGAAAGTAGAGGTAACTTTTATATCACAAGATATTACCTTGTCCTCTACTTGGCAAAGCCAGCCACAGGTCTTTTCACTGGAAATAACCCAGCAGACTCAGTAGCTACAGCttcccccactgtccccccaaaaaaacagaTGAGTACACAAGGTCACCAGTGCACAGAAGGTTCGTGAGGACTGAAAGGCAACAGATTAGGCAGAAGTTTGTCAGTAATATAACACAAAGTCAGTCAATAATGTCATAATAACGTCATTTCAAAAATGTATAAACTGCAGTTATCTGCAGTACAACATGAGATTGAACTCAACTTTGTGGGTTGGTATACAAGATTAGTTTAATGCTGTAACCTGTTTCTGTGTTCAGCAGCTGAATCACTGAtagaaataacaataatttaaggttaaaaaaaaaaaaaatagtccaaAGGCAACACTTACCCTTTTCCCAATCAACATGACTTTGCAACCATTTTTAACACCAAGTGCTGATAACGGTTGCTCCAATTCTTTCAGGGACCTCCCTAAATGGAAAatgagcaggaaaaagaaaacaaaacaaaaaacgcAACAGTTAAAATGTAGTTAGTGGCATAAGAAtgtctttttaaagacattaaaaacaTGGACACCTGAAAGTGAAATATATCATCTATAAGAAACATTGACAGATTTATAAGTTACCTTTGTAGATCAGTTTCTGAAAAGGAACTGGAACTCCAGTGACTTGTTCAATAAGCACAGCCATGTCTTGTAGTGTAGGTTCACCATCTTCTTGTGGAGAAGCAACCTGAATACTGTGTTTTTCATTACCTAACAAAAACCAGAGTAACAGTAATAGTTATTGTTACCTAGAAAATATTACAGGGAATCAATTTCTAACACTTATTTACATTAATGCAGAGAGTTCTTGAATCACTGATTCTCATTTACAATCATAATTTTCAATCAAATAATTCTACTGCGTTTCCTTCCTCTTGGATTGACTTACCTCAGCtgtcaattttattttacattctaATAACCTGAAGATTTGAATCAGGCATATTCTACCAGCATAATGCTCCTGCTAAATACTATTCCACACCTCTTTTTAAGAGTGTAGATGGTGTCCAGACATCTCATGAGCTAAAGCACGAAAGCCCACACTTTTGTGATGTATTCCATTTCCTACTTGTAGGAACTTTTAATGGCACGAGCCTTGGGGAATCTGAGACAATTTATCACCTCCTTTACTCCCTACTCCTCATACATGAGAAGCAAGTGATCAGTGTCTACCTTGCCTCCCCTCCACCAGCCACCTCAGAGAATTCTAACAgcccaaaaattatttttccgCATAATGCTGCTGACATGCAGCCTCAACCACTTTGAGAGGTCTCGGCCTATATATCACCTTTCACTTATGGAGCATCCTATCCAGGCTCCCTGAGATTACTTGCATGCAAATAGCAGGAGgttcttagaaaaaaaaggagaatgtcTATTAATCTCTGCTTTGCAACAGACCCTTTCTATAACCCTCTGTTCCCACACACATAAGGCCTGTCAATCTGAAGGCACCCACAGGAAtcagccaccaccagcagcaaggGAAACCAATACCGGCATTTTTTACTTTGCAGGAAGACAGAACTCCTTAGCAAGTACGAGAAATAAAACTATTCCTATGTTGCTAATTTGAAGTGCGTGTATCTTTTACAAAGAGGAGCACTAGAAGTATcgattttaaaatgttccagCCTCCCAGAGTCAGAGGACCAGTGACAGTGACTTCAAAAACTTGCAAGTTCCAACAATATTTCTTAATTCCAAAATGGTTTCAAGCTGAAAATTGTATTATACAAAGTGTACCCTAAGTATGttacagaatcaaagaatcgcagaatggttggggttggaagggacctctggagatcatctagtccagcccgCCCAGAACatattgcacaggaatgtgtccaggccagttttgaacgtctccagagaaggagactccacaacctctctgggcagcctgttccagtgctctggcaccctcaaagtaaagaagtttctcctcatattcagatggaacctcctgtgcttcagtctgtgcctgttgccccttgtcctatcattgggcaccactgtaaggagtctggtcccattctcttgacacccacccttgagatatttataaacattgacgagatgccctctcagccttctccaggctgaacagacccagctctctcagtctctcctcataaaaaaggtgctctaggcccctcacCATCCTCATAGCCCGCCGCTGTactccctccagtagttccttaTCCTTATTTTCCATAAACAGAGCTTCTTATCAACttgttttaggaaaagaaaattatttaggtCCTAAcctcaatatattttaaaaagttgttttgaTATACATAACTGTTTTATGTAAGGGCTGTGCCTATCAGCagttgagaggaaaaaacaaacaaacagctcaAGTTTGCCTAGCCATAGAAACAGTTTTAATCACAAATGAGTACCACCTTGGGCAGACTGTCATAAAAATTTTGCTGTAAATTCACAGCAATATGAAATCACcatgaaaaatacttcatgGGTTAGAACTGGTATCATGGCTTACCAGTTTGCTTCAGTAAATGACAATACGAATTTAAAATAACCACTactgaaaaaatccaaaatcTTTTTTAAGAAAGGCCTAAATACTTTTACAAAACAGGTCAATTCACTTTCTTCCAGATTGTCAAATGATACATGTGGACGTACTATCATTCGTTTTCTTAACCCTTATTTCTATCTTTACCCACTTTCACTCATGCCTGCaaaactttaataaaaatgtttgtgctGAGTAGTAAATCAGCACCTGACAGCAACAGGTACCAATCAGACAGCTGTCCAAGATGAAAGTTGCCTTCTATTCGCAATctattaatgagaaaataattaccAGATAAGAAAACAACTGGAAGTTGTTCTTCACCAACGACTCTCAGATAAAACTGCCAGGTgataaaggaaacattttcacaaaacaatgtaacagtttgaaaacattcatgagcaagcaaaaataaacactacGCTCTAAAGGTGGAAAGAATGTCACCAACATAGCGCAAAAGGAATAGGGGCTGAATTTAGTATtcaatagtttaaaaaaataatccattaaaaaaatcacaagttcTGTTAACAAAAACCTGCTGATGAATACCTTGCTGATTTATTACTTTATCATCCTTCTCATTACTCCTACTGTCTCACCTAGATCCACTTCCTCAGAATTCACCCATGCTATTTCCcatcttatttttaagaactttGGAGTCCAGGCTATTCTTATGTCTTTGAAGTaacttttcatatttctttgcaGACTTAactgcatcttcccttctgccttcttttccctcctcctatttcttttcctgggaaaaaaaaaaaaagtcaatcaTGTCAGCTGGCCTTTGAGCAACCCATTTCATCAGGTCAGCACCCAACGGTCATACTGAAGAAACCACCACTTTCTGTTGCAATCTTATcgaaccatagaatcattttggttggataagacctttaagatcatggagtccaactgttaccctagcactgccaagtctaccactaaaccatgtccctaagaatctcatctatacatattttaaacacctccagggatggtgactcaaccacatCCCTGGAcagtctgttccaatgcc encodes:
- the BAG1 gene encoding BAG family molecular chaperone regulator 1 isoform X4, which gives rise to MAAPGAPVTVTVTYSNEKHSIQVASPQEDGEPTLQDMAVLIEQVTGVPVPFQKLIYKGRSLKELEQPLSALGVKNGCKVMLIGKRGFLAKDLQAEALKKLDKRIKGTAEQFMKILEQIDAINLPENFSDCKLKKKGLVKRVQVFLAQCDTIEGNIGQEIDKLQSKNSALAE
- the BAG1 gene encoding BAG family molecular chaperone regulator 1 isoform X3, translated to MAAPGAPVTVTVTYSNEKHSIQVASPQEDGEPTLQDMAVLIEQVTGVPVPFQKLIYKGRSLKELEQPLSALGVKNGCKVMLIGKRNSPEEEAELKKLKDLEKSVEQIANKIEEVNKEFTSIQKGFLAKDLQAEALKKLDKRIKGTAEQFMKILEQIDAINLPENFSDCKLKKKGLVKRVQLL
- the BAG1 gene encoding BAG family molecular chaperone regulator 1 isoform X2, whose amino-acid sequence is MAAPGAPVTVTVTYSNEKHSIQVASPQEDGEPTLQDMAVLIEQVTGVPVPFQKLIYKGRSLKELEQPLSALGVKNGCKVMLIGKRNSPEEEAELKKLKDLEKSVEQIANKIEEVNKEFTSIQKGFLAKDLQAEALKKLDKRIKGTAEQFMKILEQIDAINLPENFSDCKLKKKGLVKRVQLKSKEVYNCTSATSCNCRTST
- the BAG1 gene encoding BAG family molecular chaperone regulator 1 isoform X1, whose product is MAAPGAPVTVTVTYSNEKHSIQVASPQEDGEPTLQDMAVLIEQVTGVPVPFQKLIYKGRSLKELEQPLSALGVKNGCKVMLIGKRNSPEEEAELKKLKDLEKSVEQIANKIEEVNKEFTSIQKGFLAKDLQAEALKKLDKRIKGTAEQFMKILEQIDAINLPENFSDCKLKKKGLVKRVQVFLAQCDTIEGNIGQEIDKLQSKNSALAE